The following are from one region of the Verrucomicrobiaceae bacterium genome:
- a CDS encoding class I mannose-6-phosphate isomerase encodes MTFDQPISFAPHYQSRVWGGRRLETVLGRTLPDETTPFGESWEVSDRAEAMSTTEQGVTLHALWQKHRAEVFGSLRNESASFPLLMKILDACDDLSIQVHPPASVAPQLGGDPKTEMWFIAHADPGAKIYAGLKKGVTRADFEAALQNGTLAEVVHVLHPQTGDCLFIPSGRIHAIGAGLLIYEIQQNSDTTYRVFDWNRVGLDGKPRALHIAESLASIDYTDYEPEMQRMAADGTLVNCEHFEVKLASGQSQIGQQGENLTLAVTRGQIELAGKIFRAGDFAILPAGMPDVARAVQNASADAQWLEIRVPSC; translated from the coding sequence ATGACTTTTGATCAGCCCATTTCTTTTGCTCCGCATTATCAATCCCGCGTCTGGGGTGGCCGCCGCTTAGAGACGGTGCTCGGTCGCACGCTGCCGGATGAAACGACGCCGTTTGGCGAGTCGTGGGAGGTCAGTGACCGTGCGGAGGCGATGAGCACGACGGAGCAGGGCGTGACGCTGCATGCGCTGTGGCAAAAACATCGCGCGGAGGTGTTTGGCTCACTGCGCAATGAATCGGCGAGTTTTCCGCTGCTGATGAAGATTCTCGATGCGTGTGATGATCTGTCTATCCAGGTGCATCCACCTGCGAGCGTGGCACCGCAGCTCGGGGGTGATCCGAAGACGGAGATGTGGTTCATCGCGCATGCCGATCCAGGGGCGAAAATCTATGCGGGTCTGAAAAAGGGCGTCACGCGTGCCGATTTCGAGGCGGCGCTGCAAAACGGCACGCTGGCGGAGGTGGTGCATGTGCTGCATCCGCAGACGGGGGACTGCCTTTTCATTCCGAGTGGCCGGATTCATGCCATCGGGGCGGGTTTGCTGATCTATGAGATCCAGCAGAATAGCGATACGACGTATCGCGTGTTTGACTGGAACCGCGTGGGGCTGGATGGGAAGCCGCGTGCGCTGCACATCGCGGAGTCGCTGGCGAGCATCGACTACACCGACTACGAGCCGGAGATGCAGCGCATGGCGGCTGATGGCACGCTGGTGAATTGCGAGCATTTTGAGGTCAAGCTGGCCTCTGGGCAGTCGCAGATCGGCCAACAGGGCGAAAATCTGACTTTGGCGGTCACACGCGGCCAGATCGAGCTCGCGGGGAAAATCTTCCGAGCGGGTGATTTTGCCATTTTACCGGCTGGGATGCCTGATGTGGCCCGTGCGGTGCAAAATGCCTCTGCGGATGCGCAGTGGCTGGAGATCCGTGTGCCTAGCTGCTGA
- a CDS encoding FAD-binding protein: MHLVDPAFIEALKLCTSADRVLTRDEDVLPYSFDGTATLKQRPGAVVFPLTTEEVAACVRLARQHGIAVVTRGSGTGLSGGSVPLAGCLVLCLVRMDRLIELDEKNLTLRAQSGVITKEIDDACAKVGLFYPPDPGSMKISTIGGNVAENSGGLRGLKYGVTRDYVMGIEVVLPDGTVTFLGNKCVKDVAGYSMKDLFVGSEGTLGIITEVLLKVLPRPQARQTMLALYDSMEQAAETISAIIAAKIIPCTLEFLDRMTVGCVEDFAKMGLPTDVEAVVLMETDGHPVVVAEEAARMMELARANGAREVRAASNEQEGAKLAAARRSAFSALARVRPTTILEDVTVPRSELARMVRYISDVAARHRLQIGTFGHLGDGNLHPTFLTNERDHEEMHRVEAALEEIVAETLRLGGTVTGEHGVGLAKKGFIKRQLGEGSYELMRTIKRALDPQSLLNPGKIFDL; this comes from the coding sequence ATGCACCTCGTCGATCCTGCCTTTATCGAAGCTCTGAAACTCTGCACCAGTGCAGACCGCGTGCTCACGCGGGATGAGGATGTGCTGCCCTACTCCTTTGATGGCACCGCCACGCTGAAGCAGCGGCCGGGAGCGGTCGTTTTCCCGCTCACGACAGAGGAGGTCGCTGCATGTGTGCGTCTAGCACGTCAGCACGGCATCGCCGTCGTCACTCGCGGCAGTGGCACCGGACTCAGTGGCGGCAGCGTGCCGCTGGCAGGCTGCCTCGTGCTCTGCCTCGTGCGCATGGACAGGCTCATCGAGCTGGATGAAAAAAACCTCACCCTGCGTGCTCAGAGCGGCGTCATCACCAAAGAGATCGACGATGCATGTGCCAAAGTAGGCCTCTTTTACCCACCAGACCCCGGCTCGATGAAGATCAGCACCATCGGTGGCAATGTGGCGGAAAATTCTGGCGGCCTGCGCGGACTCAAATACGGCGTGACGCGGGATTACGTCATGGGCATCGAAGTCGTGCTCCCAGACGGCACCGTGACCTTCCTGGGCAACAAATGCGTCAAAGATGTGGCTGGTTACTCCATGAAGGACCTCTTCGTCGGCAGTGAAGGCACCTTGGGCATCATCACCGAGGTGCTGCTGAAGGTGCTCCCACGCCCGCAGGCACGCCAGACCATGCTCGCACTCTATGACTCCATGGAGCAGGCCGCAGAGACCATTAGCGCCATCATCGCCGCCAAGATCATCCCCTGCACGCTCGAGTTCCTCGATCGCATGACTGTGGGCTGCGTGGAGGATTTCGCCAAAATGGGCCTACCGACCGATGTGGAGGCCGTCGTCCTCATGGAGACAGATGGCCACCCCGTCGTCGTCGCAGAGGAAGCCGCCCGCATGATGGAGCTAGCCCGCGCCAATGGTGCCCGCGAGGTCCGCGCCGCTAGCAATGAGCAAGAAGGCGCCAAGCTCGCCGCCGCACGCCGCAGCGCCTTCTCCGCACTCGCACGCGTGCGTCCCACCACCATCCTCGAAGACGTCACCGTGCCCCGCAGCGAGCTCGCACGCATGGTCCGCTACATCAGCGACGTCGCCGCCCGCCATCGGCTACAAATCGGCACCTTCGGCCACCTCGGGGATGGGAACCTGCACCCCACCTTTTTGACCAACGAACGCGATCATGAGGAAATGCACCGCGTCGAGGCCGCACTGGAGGAGATCGTCGCAGAGACGCTCAGACTCGGCGGCACCGTCACCGGCGAGCACGGCGTCGGATTGGCCAAAAAAGGCTTCATCAAGCGCCAACTCGGTGAAGGCAGCTACGAGCTCATGCGCACCATCAAGCGTGCTCTCGATCCACAATCACTGCTGAATCCTGGGAAGATTTTCGACCTTTAA
- a CDS encoding aldehyde dehydrogenase family protein: protein MWEFDPAPETADPKLKKKYDLFINGRFVAPRSGKYFATYNPATEAKIADIALAGAADVDAACSAAQRAFIDWGRLPGKERGKYLYRIARLLQDHAREFAVAETMDGGKPIKESRDFDVPMAAAHFFYHAGWADKLEFLAPGRQLAPHGVVGQVIPWNFPLLMLAWKIAPALAAGNCVVLKPAETTSITALKFGEICQEAGLPNGVVNIVSGAAETGAAVINHPLTSKVAFTGSTEVGKIIMRSLAGTEKKLTLELGGKAANIVFDDAPLDQAVEGIVNGIFFNQGHVCCAGSRLLVQESIADEVLAKLKRRIATLRVGDPLDKNTDLGAINSAEQLAKITDLVKSGVEEGAEKHDNACKLPAKGFFFRPTIFANVSMSHRIAREEIFGPVLSILTFRTPEEAVEKANNTPYGLSAGVWTDKGSRILKMSTLLKAGVVWANTYNKFDPTSPFGGFKESGFGREGGKQGLLDYLKSY, encoded by the coding sequence CTGTGGGAGTTTGATCCAGCGCCCGAGACCGCAGACCCGAAGCTGAAGAAGAAATACGACCTCTTCATCAATGGCCGCTTCGTCGCTCCACGCTCCGGCAAATACTTCGCCACCTACAATCCGGCCACAGAGGCCAAGATCGCCGACATCGCGCTCGCAGGTGCCGCAGATGTCGATGCAGCCTGCTCCGCTGCGCAGCGGGCCTTCATCGACTGGGGCCGCTTGCCCGGAAAGGAGCGCGGAAAGTACCTCTACCGCATCGCGCGGCTGCTCCAGGATCACGCACGCGAGTTCGCCGTCGCCGAGACCATGGACGGCGGCAAACCGATCAAGGAATCGCGTGACTTTGATGTGCCGATGGCCGCCGCGCATTTCTTTTATCACGCCGGCTGGGCGGACAAACTGGAGTTCCTCGCCCCCGGACGCCAGCTCGCCCCTCACGGCGTCGTCGGGCAGGTCATCCCGTGGAATTTTCCACTGCTCATGCTCGCGTGGAAAATCGCCCCGGCACTCGCAGCGGGCAATTGCGTCGTTTTGAAGCCGGCGGAGACCACCAGCATCACCGCGCTGAAATTTGGCGAGATTTGCCAGGAAGCCGGACTGCCGAATGGCGTCGTGAACATCGTCAGCGGAGCCGCTGAAACCGGCGCGGCAGTCATCAATCATCCGCTGACCTCCAAAGTGGCCTTCACCGGCAGCACGGAGGTGGGCAAGATCATCATGCGCAGCCTCGCAGGCACCGAAAAGAAGCTCACGCTCGAACTCGGCGGCAAGGCCGCGAACATCGTCTTTGACGACGCACCGCTCGATCAGGCCGTCGAGGGCATCGTGAACGGCATCTTCTTCAATCAAGGCCACGTCTGCTGCGCAGGCTCGCGACTGCTCGTGCAGGAAAGCATCGCCGATGAAGTGCTCGCCAAACTCAAGCGCCGCATCGCCACGCTGCGGGTGGGCGATCCGCTCGACAAAAACACCGACCTCGGAGCCATCAATAGCGCCGAGCAGCTCGCCAAGATCACCGACCTCGTCAAAAGCGGCGTCGAAGAAGGCGCGGAGAAGCACGACAACGCCTGCAAGCTGCCCGCGAAAGGCTTCTTCTTCCGTCCCACGATCTTCGCGAACGTCAGCATGAGCCACCGCATCGCCCGCGAGGAGATTTTCGGCCCCGTGCTGAGCATCCTCACCTTCCGCACACCGGAAGAAGCCGTCGAAAAAGCCAACAACACCCCCTACGGCCTCAGCGCCGGCGTCTGGACCGACAAAGGCAGCCGCATCCTCAAAATGAGCACGCTGCTGAAGGCTGGCGTCGTCTGGGCGAACACGTATAACAAGTTTGATCCCACCAGCCCGTTCGGAGGCTTCAAAGAGAGCGGGTTTGGCAGGGAAGGTGGGAAGCAGGGATTGCTCGATTATCTCAAATCTTACTGA
- a CDS encoding aldehyde dehydrogenase family protein translates to MSQRLHITKTPKCYVGGAFIRSESGRVAELLDATGAFFANIPQCTRKDLRNAVEAAAKAGPGWAKRSAFNRGQILYRLAEMMEARGVELADSITLSGVSKAEASREVAAAIERVVHYAGWTDKYEQVLGSVNPVASAHFNFTVTEPMGIVGILAPDEAPVLGLLSLILPAITSGNCVVALASTTQPYPSILLGEMLATSDLPGGVVNLLTGLRSEADPHLCHARASPRHQRCFK, encoded by the coding sequence ATGTCCCAACGTCTCCACATCACCAAAACCCCCAAATGCTACGTCGGCGGCGCTTTCATTCGCAGTGAGAGCGGGCGCGTGGCGGAGCTGCTGGATGCGACGGGGGCATTCTTTGCGAACATCCCGCAGTGCACGCGGAAGGACCTGCGCAATGCTGTCGAGGCGGCGGCGAAGGCGGGGCCCGGGTGGGCGAAGAGATCGGCCTTCAATCGCGGGCAGATCCTGTATCGGCTGGCGGAGATGATGGAGGCTCGCGGAGTCGAACTGGCGGATAGCATCACGCTGAGCGGTGTATCGAAAGCGGAGGCCTCGCGGGAGGTGGCGGCGGCGATCGAGCGGGTGGTGCACTACGCAGGATGGACGGATAAGTATGAACAAGTGCTCGGCAGCGTGAATCCGGTGGCCTCGGCGCATTTCAACTTCACCGTCACCGAGCCGATGGGCATTGTGGGCATCCTCGCGCCGGATGAGGCACCGGTTTTGGGCCTGTTGTCGCTCATTCTGCCAGCGATCACGAGCGGGAACTGCGTGGTGGCGCTGGCGAGCACGACGCAGCCTTACCCGAGCATTCTTTTGGGCGAAATGCTGGCGACGAGCGATCTGCCGGGCGGCGTGGTGAACTTGCTGACGGGCCTGCGCAGCGAAGCTGATCCCCACCTTTGCCACGCACGAGCATCTCCGCGCCATCAGCGGTGTTTTAAATGA
- a CDS encoding sulfatase — MRFSLFVTLLALSSSILLSRAYAAPAAKNVLFLIADDLNASLGCYGHSIVKTPNIDRLAAKAVRFENAACQFPLCGPSRNSMLTGLHPNTNGIQSNGQLFRQTIPTQVSMPQAFRQQGYLAARIGKLYHYNVPNSIGTNGHDDPASWELEINPAGCDRLIEHPLITSLTPNQFGGTLSWLASDQPDEKHTDGLQAREAAWVLERCGRQKDRPFFLAVGFFRPHTPYVAPKKWFAGYPIEKIPLVTRVQEDQTDIPPSALLSYKKEQDKLTDDTRRAAIQAYFASISFLDAQVGHVLDSLDQNGLTDSTVIVFTSDHGYHLGEHGLWQKQSLFEESARVPLLIAAPGIQPGVSRAPAGLIDLFPTLAELCSVKTPANLQGQSLVPMLKDPQNGPGRGWVISQVVRGGGFKRAGASPAVGDDVERHYGYSIRTTRHRYTEWDEGRRGRELYNHENDPKELTNLAEQPEHAQTVARLSTQLRAAIATTLPPDGKTPQIAPGDTLWAPLLVDP, encoded by the coding sequence ATGCGCTTTTCGCTATTCGTCACCCTACTGGCTCTTTCCTCCTCGATACTGCTGAGTCGAGCCTATGCCGCCCCAGCGGCCAAAAACGTGCTTTTCCTCATCGCGGATGACTTAAACGCCTCCCTCGGCTGCTACGGCCATTCTATCGTCAAAACACCTAATATCGACCGCCTCGCCGCTAAAGCCGTCCGCTTCGAAAATGCCGCATGCCAATTTCCCCTATGTGGACCTAGCCGGAATTCCATGCTCACCGGTCTTCATCCGAACACCAATGGCATCCAGTCCAATGGCCAGCTCTTCCGCCAGACCATCCCTACCCAGGTCAGCATGCCCCAGGCCTTCCGCCAGCAGGGCTACCTCGCCGCACGGATCGGTAAGCTCTACCACTACAACGTCCCCAACTCCATCGGCACCAACGGCCATGACGACCCCGCCTCCTGGGAGCTCGAAATCAACCCCGCTGGCTGTGATCGCCTCATCGAGCACCCTCTCATCACCAGCCTCACCCCCAACCAATTTGGGGGCACCCTCTCCTGGCTAGCCTCCGACCAGCCCGACGAAAAACACACCGATGGCCTCCAGGCTCGCGAAGCCGCCTGGGTGCTCGAACGCTGTGGCCGGCAGAAAGACCGCCCCTTTTTCCTAGCAGTCGGTTTCTTCCGCCCCCACACACCCTACGTCGCCCCCAAAAAATGGTTCGCGGGCTACCCCATCGAAAAAATCCCCCTCGTCACCCGCGTCCAGGAGGACCAGACCGACATCCCGCCCTCCGCCCTCCTCAGCTACAAAAAAGAGCAGGACAAACTCACCGACGACACCCGCCGCGCCGCCATCCAGGCCTATTTCGCCTCCATCAGCTTCCTAGATGCCCAGGTCGGTCACGTCCTTGATTCCCTGGATCAAAATGGGCTCACTGACAGCACCGTCATCGTCTTCACCAGCGACCACGGCTATCACCTCGGCGAGCACGGACTCTGGCAAAAACAGAGCCTTTTTGAAGAAAGCGCCCGCGTCCCCCTCCTCATCGCCGCCCCCGGCATCCAGCCAGGCGTTTCCCGAGCCCCCGCAGGCCTCATCGACCTTTTTCCCACCCTCGCGGAGCTCTGCTCCGTCAAAACCCCTGCCAATCTCCAGGGCCAGAGCCTCGTGCCCATGCTCAAAGACCCGCAAAACGGCCCCGGGCGCGGCTGGGTCATCAGCCAAGTCGTGCGCGGTGGCGGCTTCAAGCGGGCCGGAGCCAGTCCCGCCGTCGGGGACGACGTCGAGCGCCACTACGGCTACTCCATCCGCACCACACGTCACCGCTACACCGAATGGGACGAAGGCCGCCGGGGTCGCGAGCTCTACAACCACGAAAACGACCCCAAAGAGCTCACCAACCTCGCCGAACAGCCCGAGCACGCCCAGACCGTGGCCCGACTCAGCACCCAGCTCCGCGCTGCCATCGCCACCACGCTCCCCCCAGACGGCAAAACACCCCAAATCGCCCCTGGGGACACCCTGTGGGCACCATTGCTCGTCGATCCATAA